In the genome of Flavobacterium panacagri, one region contains:
- a CDS encoding GAF domain-containing protein: MTFQELQPKISAIISDNNKVRDEKLLAVCQLLNENVDYYNWVGFYFANHESKTLHLGPYVGAETDHTVIPFGKGICGQVAESNANFVVPDVKAQDNYIACSLTVKSEIVVPLFVNGVNIGQIDIDSHVIDPFTEADERFLEFVNQEVAKLF; this comes from the coding sequence ATGACATTTCAAGAATTACAACCAAAAATAAGCGCTATAATATCTGATAACAATAAAGTTAGAGATGAAAAACTATTAGCTGTCTGCCAATTATTAAATGAAAATGTGGACTACTATAATTGGGTAGGTTTTTATTTTGCCAACCACGAAAGCAAAACACTTCATTTAGGTCCTTATGTGGGTGCAGAAACAGACCATACCGTTATTCCGTTTGGAAAAGGAATCTGTGGACAGGTTGCAGAGAGCAACGCTAATTTTGTAGTACCAGATGTTAAAGCACAAGATAATTATATTGCCTGCAGTTTAACCGTTAAATCTGAAATTGTAGTACCACTTTTTGTTAATGGAGTTAATATCGGACAGATTGATATTGACAGTCATGTTATTGATCCTTTTACAGAAGCTGATGAAAGATTTTTAGAATTTGTAAATCAAGAGGTTGCTAAATTATTCTAG
- the xrtF gene encoding exosortase family protein XrtF yields MKKYLVQFKPFLIFVGIFFLTYIVLTLLYKFYLNSYEANDLDGITVTAGRNTEQLLKLLNYDVIIQKSAQNPWMRVGLNGKFLALITEGCNAVSVMILFVSFVAAFSGKFKQTFLFIFLGVLSIYILNIIRIALLTVLLFYFPKQNHFLHGVVFPLIIYGYVFVLWIFWINRFSKYAR; encoded by the coding sequence TTGAAGAAATATTTAGTCCAGTTTAAACCATTTTTAATTTTCGTAGGGATATTCTTCCTGACGTATATTGTGTTGACTTTGCTTTATAAATTCTATTTAAATAGTTACGAAGCAAATGATCTTGATGGTATAACGGTAACAGCTGGCAGAAATACGGAGCAGTTATTAAAATTGCTTAATTATGATGTAATTATCCAAAAAAGTGCTCAAAATCCGTGGATGAGAGTTGGTCTTAACGGTAAATTTTTAGCTCTTATAACCGAAGGATGCAATGCAGTGAGTGTCATGATTCTTTTTGTTTCTTTTGTTGCTGCTTTTTCAGGAAAGTTTAAGCAAACCTTTCTGTTTATATTTTTAGGCGTTCTATCCATTTATATTTTAAACATAATTAGAATTGCACTCTTAACAGTTTTGTTGTTTTATTTTCCAAAACAAAACCATTTTCTTCATGGCGTTGTGTTTCCGCTGATTATTTACGGATATGTTTTTGTTTTATGGATTTTCTGGATTAATAGATTTTCAAAATATGCTAGATAA
- a CDS encoding exosortase F system-associated membrane protein — MLDNLKENKLQIFIAVLVIMGFALIRNFETQLFYDPFLNYFKDDFTDLPFPKYDVLKLFFGLFFRYFLNSLLSLILIYVLFQDRDIFQFSLFVYVFFLVLLLTAFFIILGFFPDAGWLLFYVRRFIIQPILVLLFIPGFYYQLQKSKK, encoded by the coding sequence ATGCTAGATAACTTAAAAGAAAATAAACTTCAAATTTTTATTGCGGTATTAGTAATAATGGGTTTCGCTCTAATTAGGAATTTTGAAACACAATTGTTTTATGATCCTTTTTTGAATTATTTTAAAGATGATTTTACCGATTTACCTTTTCCGAAATATGATGTTTTAAAGCTCTTTTTTGGACTTTTTTTTCGTTATTTTCTAAATTCATTACTGTCTCTGATTTTGATTTACGTGTTATTTCAAGATCGGGATATTTTTCAATTTAGTTTGTTTGTATACGTCTTTTTTCTGGTATTGCTTCTAACTGCATTTTTTATTATTCTGGGATTCTTTCCAGATGCTGGCTGGTTGCTTTTTTATGTTCGAAGATTCATAATTCAGCCAATTTTAGTCTTGCTATTTATTCCAGGATTTTATTATCAGCTTCAAAAATCAAAAAAATAA
- a CDS encoding HYC_CC_PP family protein has translation MNLKKCTGLFLAFLLLVSNIGFALDVHYCGGKIASISLNTTSKPVIEKKCCGSKEKKNSCCKDKHVQIEKKSDNATLKFFFFQFDFPAIQQDYKPLVFLELPSFKKKEVLSYYADANAPPLFKLYHQYIFYS, from the coding sequence ATGAACTTAAAAAAGTGTACAGGACTATTTTTAGCGTTCCTATTATTGGTTTCCAATATTGGGTTTGCTCTTGATGTGCACTATTGTGGCGGAAAAATCGCTTCTATTTCTTTAAATACAACTTCAAAACCAGTAATCGAAAAGAAATGCTGCGGTTCTAAAGAAAAAAAGAATTCCTGCTGTAAAGACAAACATGTTCAGATTGAGAAAAAGTCAGATAACGCGACACTTAAATTTTTCTTTTTTCAATTTGATTTTCCGGCAATTCAGCAAGATTACAAACCTTTAGTATTTTTAGAACTTCCAAGTTTTAAAAAGAAAGAAGTACTTTCGTATTATGCTGATGCAAATGCGCCTCCCTTATTTAAATTATACCATCAGTATATTTTCTATTCCTGA
- a CDS encoding TonB-dependent receptor plug domain-containing protein, protein MQKNIMLFMAFLLSVAAFSQEDLEEVKINKKQKGIKKSFTVTANTSVITSKELLKAACCNLAESFETNPSIDVNFSDALTGTKQIKMLGLTSPYLMITEENIPSVRGASQAYGLSFTPGTWIESVQITKGAGSVINGYESISGQINTELLKPLSDIPFFVNAYGSTDSRFELNTHFNKKLSDKWATSLFVHGNTRVAKNDMNNDGFLDNPLGKQINVLNRYQYYNPESGLVSFINFRYMNDKKQTGEVDFDKDRDRGTTNYWGSEINTERFDVSTKIGYVFKDMPYQSIGFQNAFNSHKQDSYFGLNLYDIKQNSFYSNLIFNSIISNTMHKFTTGLNFTYDQYQEFVNVADYSRIDNSVGAFFEYTYDNTDNFSLILGGRVDNHNRLGFFVTPRLHMRYNPWKNGVIRFSAGRGKRTANIFAENQQLFASSRTFSILDSSGKVYGLNPEIAWNYGVSFSQKFKIFGKNADAGFDFYRTDFQNQAVVDVMQSPQQVLFYDLKGSSFANSLQVEFNYELIHNLNLRTAYKYYDIQTDYLSGSFQRPLQAKHRFLGNLEYETTLNDDKQWKFDFTYNWSGKQQLPYTASNPTEDQFPDFSPAFAVMNAQVTRVFSSVFEVYIGGENIGNYKQKKAILGAENPFGPNFDASVAYAPIFGQMYYAGLRFKIK, encoded by the coding sequence ATGCAAAAAAATATTATGCTTTTTATGGCATTTTTGCTTTCTGTTGCTGCTTTTTCGCAAGAAGATTTAGAGGAAGTAAAAATCAATAAAAAACAAAAAGGAATCAAAAAATCCTTCACCGTAACAGCCAATACATCAGTTATTACCAGTAAAGAATTGCTTAAAGCAGCGTGCTGTAATTTGGCAGAAAGCTTTGAGACCAATCCATCAATCGATGTCAATTTTTCTGATGCCTTAACAGGAACCAAACAAATCAAAATGCTTGGTTTAACCAGTCCGTATTTAATGATTACAGAAGAAAATATTCCTTCTGTTCGTGGTGCTTCTCAAGCATACGGCCTTTCATTTACTCCTGGAACTTGGATCGAAAGCGTTCAGATTACCAAAGGAGCAGGAAGTGTTATCAATGGTTACGAAAGTATCTCAGGTCAGATCAATACAGAACTTTTAAAACCATTAAGCGATATTCCTTTCTTTGTGAATGCTTACGGTTCAACAGATTCTCGATTTGAATTGAATACCCATTTCAATAAAAAACTTTCTGATAAATGGGCTACCAGTTTATTTGTGCACGGAAATACGCGTGTAGCAAAAAACGACATGAACAATGATGGTTTTTTAGATAATCCATTAGGGAAACAGATCAATGTTTTAAATCGTTACCAATATTATAATCCGGAAAGTGGTTTAGTCAGTTTTATCAATTTCAGATATATGAATGATAAAAAACAGACTGGAGAAGTGGATTTTGATAAAGATCGTGATCGTGGCACTACTAATTACTGGGGGTCAGAAATCAATACAGAACGTTTTGATGTTTCTACAAAAATCGGTTATGTGTTTAAAGATATGCCTTATCAAAGTATTGGTTTTCAAAATGCTTTCAATAGTCATAAACAAGATTCTTATTTTGGTTTAAATCTTTACGATATCAAACAAAATAGCTTTTATTCTAATTTGATTTTCAATTCCATCATTAGTAATACAATGCACAAGTTTACAACTGGTTTGAACTTTACATACGACCAATATCAAGAATTTGTAAATGTTGCAGACTACAGCAGAATTGACAATTCGGTTGGAGCATTCTTCGAATATACTTATGATAACACAGATAATTTCAGTTTGATTTTAGGTGGAAGAGTAGACAATCATAACCGATTGGGTTTCTTTGTGACTCCAAGATTACACATGAGATATAATCCATGGAAAAATGGTGTGATTCGTTTTTCTGCAGGAAGAGGAAAACGAACAGCCAATATTTTTGCTGAAAACCAACAGCTTTTTGCTAGTTCAAGAACGTTTTCAATTTTAGATTCTAGCGGAAAAGTATACGGTTTGAATCCAGAAATTGCTTGGAATTACGGAGTCAGTTTTTCTCAGAAATTCAAGATTTTTGGTAAAAATGCCGATGCAGGTTTTGACTTTTACAGAACCGATTTTCAAAATCAGGCGGTTGTAGATGTAATGCAGAGTCCGCAACAAGTTTTGTTTTATGATTTAAAAGGAAGCTCTTTTGCAAACAGTCTTCAAGTAGAATTTAATTACGAGTTGATTCATAATTTAAATTTGAGAACGGCTTATAAATACTACGATATTCAAACAGACTATTTAAGTGGTTCTTTCCAGCGTCCTTTACAGGCAAAACATCGTTTCCTAGGCAATCTGGAATATGAAACGACTTTGAACGATGACAAACAATGGAAGTTTGATTTTACTTATAACTGGTCAGGAAAACAGCAGTTGCCATATACTGCTTCGAATCCTACGGAAGATCAATTTCCTGATTTCTCACCTGCTTTCGCAGTAATGAATGCACAAGTAACCCG